In the Ipomoea triloba cultivar NCNSP0323 chromosome 6, ASM357664v1 genome, one interval contains:
- the LOC116023413 gene encoding uncharacterized protein LOC116023413: MIVGDLDLSIGNKDIVAESRSGLLKRISELHPSYLPLQYPILFPYGEDGYMEDIQFVRRSDNLNGGRHRVMAREYFSFKIHERQSEISTILFLRRLFQQFLVDSYTMVESGKLIYIRTNQKVLRCKAYKGLSDALTRVEFQKRGLPQAHILLFLAKNEINSSPDFMDDIISTKIPYKESDKEYYDVVEEFMIHGPCGALRKKSPYMVNGRYVSACEATWRLLGFELQYRTPPVERLSFHLPDCHSIVVQDDDSVNDIINKFRGLTYFQDLRTFNGVEYDTFRDACYVRGLLDDDKEYIDAFEEASHWSSTKSMIKLFVTLLTTNSLNMPEVVWGLVWQHLAEDANSTQRRLLQNNELILNDDDKKIFVLIEIERLLQVLNRSLKEFRPMPLPNFDSSMNSGNRLLYEELDYDREALAEQSVLLANKLTNEQIVVYDSAIEDAMTNKGGMFFVYGYGGTRKTFVWKALSSTLCSKGEIVLNVASSGIASLLLPGSKTAHSRYKVLKLTKNLFLNTIGDAAEFEKLDVFAKWIASIGDGTIGEQEDGFAEIDISSNMLLSSNSDPIATIVQSTFPMFSNESVDHTFLESRAILAPILGVVNVVNQYMSDMHDAESQTYLSCSTVCNSESTNGILAYVHTPEFLNGIRASGIPNDSLTLKVGSPIMLLRNIDHTLGLCNGTRLIVTQLSEHVIEAKISTGDHSGTRVLVPRMTMTPSDPRFSFKFKRRQFPVMLSYAMTINKSQGQTLSHVGLLLKKPVFAQGQLYVAASRVSNPNGLKFMICNELDSTTKSTTNVVYKEVFNNL, encoded by the exons ATGATTGTTGGTGATTTGGACCTATCGATAGGTAATAAGGACATTGTGGCTGAGTCGAGATCTGGTCTATTGAAACGTATTAGTGAGTTACATCCTTCTTACCTACCATTGCAATACCCAATTTTATTCCCTTACGGCGAAGACGGGTACATGGAAGATATACAATTTGTTAGAAGATCTGATAATCTAAATGGTGGGAGGCACCGTGTCATGGCAAGGGAGTACTTCTCATTTAAGATTCATGAAAGACAATCTGAgatatcaacaattttgtttttgaGAAGATTGTTCCaacaatttttagttgattcttACACCATGGTTGAATCTGGAAAACTAATCTACATAAGGACAAACCAAAAGGTACTTAGGTGTAAGGCTTACAAAGGTCTTTCTGATGCTCTAACAAGGG TGGAATTTCAAAAGCGTGGTCTTCCACAAGCACACATATTGTTGTTCTTAGCAAAGAATGAAATCAACAGCTCACCGGACTTCATGGATGATATTATATCTACTAAGATTCCTTACAAGGAGTCTGACAAAGAATACTATGATGTAGTTGAAGAATTCATGATACATGGCCCATGTGGAGCTCTAAGGAAAAAATCGCCTTACATGGTTAATGGCAG GTATGTATCTGCATGTGAGGCAACATGGCGCCTGTTAGGATTTGAACTGCAATACAGGACACCACCCGTAGAAAGGTTGAGCTTCCACTTGCCTGATTGCCATTCCATAGTAGTCCAGGATGACGATTCTGTCAATGATAtcataaataaat TTCGTGGACTAACATATTTTCAAGACCTTCGTACATTTAATGGAGTTGAGTATGACACATTCAGAGATGCATGTTATGTAAGGGGATTACTAGATGATGATAAAGAATACATTGATGCATTTGAGGAGGCAAGTCATTGGTCTTCTACTAAATCAATGATAAAACTCTTTGTCACATTATTGACAACCAATTCATTGAATATGCCAGAAGTAGTGTGGGGTTTGGTATGGCAACATCTTGCTGAAGACGCAAACAGCACCCAACGAAGATTACTTCAAAATAATG AACTTATCTTAAATGATGATGATAAGAAAATTTTTGTGCTGATTGAGATTGAGCGATTGCTACAAGTCTTAAACAGGTCTTTGAAAGAATTCCGGCCAATGCCTCTACCGAATTTTGACTCATCAATGAACTCTGGAAATAGACTATTGTACGAGGAGTTGGATTATGATCGTGAAGCTTTGGCTGAACAGAGTGTCCTTTTGGCAAACAAACTTACTAACGAACAAATAGTGGTTTATGATTCAGCCATTGAAGATGCTATGACAAACAAAGGTGGTATGTTTTTTGTATATGGGTATGGTGGCACTAGGAAGACATTTGTATGGAAAGCTCTATCTTCAACATTGTGTTCAAAAGGTGAAATCGTTTTGAATGTTGCTTCTAGCGGTATAGCTTCATTACTATTACCTGGTAGCAAGACTGCACACTCAAG GTACAAG GTTTTGAAGTTGACTAAGAACCTTTTTTTGAACACTATTGGTGATGCTGCTGAATTTGAAAAACTTGACGTTTTTGCAAAATGGATTGCATCAATTGGAGATGGTACAATTGGTGAACAAGAAGATGGTTTTGCTGAGATTGATATCTCGTCAAACATGTTATTATCCTCTAACAGTGATCCCATTGCAACAATAGTTCAAAGCACATTTCCAATGTTTTCAAATGAAAGTGTTGATCATACTTTTTTAGAAAGTCGTGCAATTCTAGCACCAATCCTAGGTGTGGTAAATGTTGTCAACCAATACATGAGTGACATGCATGATGCAGAGAGTCAAACATACTTGAGTTGCAGCACAGTATGTAACTCTGAGTCTACTAATGGCATTTTGGCTTATGTCCACACTCCAGAATTCCTTAATGGTATAAGAGCTTCTGGCATACCAAACGACTCCTTGACCTTGAAGGTGGGATCTCCTATTATGTTACTAAGAAACATAGATCATACTCTAGGACTATGTAATGGGACTCGGTTGATTGTCACTCAGCTTTCAGAACATgtaatagaagcaaagatttcCACAGGTGATCACTCAGGTACTAGAGTATTGGTTCCTCGAATGACAATGACTCCATCAGATCCCAGATTTTCATTCAAGTTTAAAAGAAGACAATTTCCCGTGATGCTGTCATATGCAATGACGATAAATAAAAGTCAAGGACAAACATTATCTCATGTTGGACTCCTACTAAAAAAACCAGTTTTTGCCCAAGGACAGTTATATGTTGCTGCATCTAGAGTTAGTAATCCTAATGGTCTCAAATTTATGATTTGTAATGAGTTAGATAGTACTACTAAGTCGACCACTAACGTAGTTTACAAAGAggtatttaataatttgtaa
- the LOC116022743 gene encoding heavy metal-associated isoprenylated plant protein 6-like — MGEKEETKKDGAENKNEGGDKKGGGDAVPAAAPKAEKKEDGPPPVVLKLDLHCEGCAKKVRRSIRHVEGVEEVKADWESGKVTVKGNVDPKLLLERVAKKTKKQVVLVSPQPKPAAPAADKKSDDKPEKAEEKKPKEPQVSTVVMKIRLHCDGCAHKIKRIIKKFEGVEDVTVDSQKDLVTAKGTMDAKELTAYLSEKLKRSVEVVPPKKDDGGGAEKKEKDGGGEKKEKEGGGGEKKDKEGGGGEKKKEGGGDEKKADGGGEAAKAVAAEVVNKMEYAGFHPNTYYVTPMYNQSYHNQDYGLMMHHDPSSAQMGYAYAQPYPRVPPPPPPTYINAPPAHMFSDEDPNSCSVM, encoded by the exons ATGGGTGAG AAAGAAGAAACCAAGAAGGATGGTGCAGAGAATAAGAATGAAGGAGGTGATAAGAAGGGCGGCGGCGACGCCGTCCCCGCCGCCGCCCCCAAGGCGGAGAAGAAGGAGGATGGGCCGCCGCCCGTCGTGTTAAAGCTCGACTTGCATTGTGAAGGCTGTGCCAAGAAAGTCAGACGCTCAATCCGCCATGTTGagg GAGTGGAAGAAGTAAAGGCGGATTGGGAGAGCGGAAAAGTGACCGTGAAAGGGAACGTGGACCCCAAATTGCTCCTGGAGAGGGTCGCCAAAAAGACCAAGAAACAAGTGGTGCTTGTATCTCCGCAGCCCAAACCCGCCGCCCCCGCCGCCGACAAGAAGTCCGATGACAAGCCGGAGAAAGCCGAGGAAAAGAAGCCCAAAGAG CCACAAGTAAGCACGGTGGTAATGAAGATCCGATTGCACTGCGATGGATGTGCACATAAGATAAAAAGAATCATAAAGAAATTCGAAG GCGTTGAAGATGTGACGGTCGATTCACAAAAGGATTTGGTCACGGCAAAAGGAACAATGGACGCCAAAGAGCTGACCGCCTATTTGAGTGAAAAATTGAAGCGGAGCGTGGAGGTTGTGCCACCCAAAAAGGACGACGGCGGCGGCGCCGAGAAGAAGGAGAAGGACGGCGGCGGCGAGAAGAAAGAGAAggaaggcggcggcggcgagaAAAAGGATAAagaaggcggcggcggcgagaagaagaaagaaggcgGGGGCGACGAGAAAAAAGCCGATGGCGGTGGAGAGGCGGCGAAGGCGGTGGCGGCGGAGGTGGTGAACAAGATGGAGTACGCCGGGTTTCATCCAAACACGTACTACGTCACACCAATGTACAACCAAAGTTACCACAATCAAGACTACGGTTTAATGATGCATCATGATCCTAGTTCTGCCCAAATGGGATACGCTTACGCGCAACCGTATCCGCGCGTGCCGCCTCCGCCTCCTCCGACATACATCAACGCGCCTCCGGCTCACATGTTCAGCGACGAAGATCCCAATTCTTGCTCCGTCATGTGA